From Mycobacterium cookii:
TGCGCTGAGCGTATTTGAAGCGGGCGACCACCGCGGTGCCGTCGATGATCAGACCGCCGTTGGCGGCATAGACCATATCCGGCAGACCGGGCGCCGGCTCGACGAGGTCGACCGTGTGACCCATCTGCAGATAGATATCGCGAAGCTGATGCCACTGCGCCATCGCAACGGTCGTGTCGACGGGGTTGGCGGTGTCCATCCACGGGTTGATCGCGTAGTCGACCGCGAAGTGCCGGGGCGGCGTCATCACGTAATGCCGAGTCTTCGCGCGCCGCTCGGTCGGCACCGCGGTGGTGGGCGCTGCTCCCGCGGCCGGTTCGGCGAAGCGCGTCATAAATCAACGGTAGGTAACGCATGGGAAGCAATCAATCGACATACATTGCGTGTATTGCGCGTATTTATTGTGCCAAATCGCCGTTTGCGGCATTCTATTGTGTCAGGAGGGTGGATGGACCGACTGGATGGCACCGACGAGCAGATTCTCGCGGAGCTCGCGCAGCATGCCCGCGCGACTTTTGCCGAGATCGGCGAGCGGGTGAACCTCTCGGCGCCCGCGGTCAAGCGCCGCGTCGACCGGATGCTCGACAGCGGCGTCATCCGGGGTTTCACCACCGTGATCGACCGCAACGCGCTGGGCTGGAACACCGAGGCCTACGTGCAGGTGTTCTGCCACGGTCGGATTTCACCCGCCGAGCTGAAGCGGGCCTGGATCGACATTCCCGAAGTCGTCAGCGCCGCAACGGCTACCGGCACCGCCGACGCCATCCTGCACGTGCTTGCCCGGGACATGGGACATCTGGAAGACGCCCTGGAGCGCATCCGCACCAGGGCCGACGTGGAACGCACCGAGAGCATTGTGGTGCTGTCGAATCTCATCGACCGGTCGCGGGCCCGAGAAGTGGGGTGAGCAACCGGTCGCCATCGCGATCGTGTATGAACGCCAAGTGACCAGTAGCGTGGACAGCAACGGAATTATGATCGTCGGCGGAGGCCTCGCCGCGACCCGGACCGCCGAGCAATTGCGCAAGGCGGGTTTCACGGGATCCGTCACCATCGTCAGCGACGAGGTCCACCTGCCCTATGACCGTCCGCCGTTGTCAAAGGAAGTGCTGCGCAGCGAAGTCGACGACGTGACGCTCAAGCCGCGCGAGTTCTACGACGAGCAGAACATCACGTTGCGGCTCGGGTCGGCGGCCACCAGCTTGGACACCGCGGCGCAGACGGTGACGCTCGACGACGGATCGGTGCTCAGCTACGACGAACTGGTCATCGCGACGGGCCTGGTGCCGCGGCGAATTCCGGCATTCCCCGACCTGGACGGGATACGGGTGTTGCGGTCCTTCGACGAAAGTCTCGCCCTTCGGCGGCACGCGGCGGAAGCGCATCGCGCCGTGGTCGTCGGTGCGGGATTCATCGGTTGTGAGGTCGCGGCAAGTCTGCGAGGCCTGGGCGTCGACGTGGTCTTGGTCGAGCCGCAGCCTGCGCCGCTGGCCGCGGTGCTCGGCGAGCAGATCGGTGGGCTGGTGGCCCGCCTGCACCGCGCCGAAGGTGTGGATGTCCGCACCGACGTCGGGGTGGCTGAGGTCCGCGGCGGCGATCACGTCGAAAGCGTGACACTGACCGACGGTAGCGAGGTGAGCGCCGATCTGGTCGTGGTCGGTATCGGATCGAAGCCGGCGACCGAATGGTTGGCGGGCAGCGGCATCGAGGTCGACAACGGCGTGATCTGTGACGAGGCCGGCCGCACCAGCGCTCCGAACGTGTGGGCGCTCGGCGACGTCGCGTCGTGGCGGAATCCCAAGGGACACCAAGTGCGCGTGGAACATTGGAGCAACGTCGCCGACCAGGCTCGGGTCGTCGTGCCTGCGATGCTCGGCCAGGACATCCCGGCAGTCGTCGTCGTCCCGTATTTCTGGAGCGACCAGTACGACGTCAAGATCCAGTGTCTGGGCGAGCCGATCGCCTCCGACATCGTTCACGTCGTCGAGGACGACGGCCGCAAATTCCTCGCGTTCTACGAGCGTGACGGAGCGGTGTCCGGCGTCGTCGGTGGCGGCATGCCCGGCAAGGTGATGAAGTCGCGCGCGAAAATTGCTGCGGCGGTGCCGATTTCCGAGGTGCTGGGGTAGCGCAGCCGCGTCAGCCGGTGAACTGCGCGATCGCCTCGCGCAATGCGGGAAGCGCCGCGCCGGCTTGGTGTTCGATGAGCGCCGCTTCGGCGACCATCCCGACCCACAGCTGCGCGCTTTCGTAGGGGTGCGGGCGTTTCAGCGCGGCGAAGTCGGTGCGGCACAGCTCGGCGCTGGCATTGTTGCGACGCGTGATCTCCTCGGTGACCGCGGGTTCCGCGCGCGCTTCCAGGAGCAACGCGCGGACACCGCGGTCGCGTAGGCAACCGTCCAGGTAGGTGTTCGCCACCGCGATCAGGCGATCACGCCCCGGCGGCATCCCGACGATGGCGGCTTGTACCTGATTCTCCAGGCGTTCGTGGAATTCACGGTGCAGCGCAAGCAGATACGAGGCCCGGTCGCCGAAATGATGGAAAAAGGTCCCTTTGGCGACCCCGGCTTCGGCGACGATGAGATTGACGCTCAATCCGGTGAGACCGGTTCGCTCGGCCAGCTGCAGACCCGCATCGATGAGCGCCTCCCGGGTTCTGGCCATCGCCTCCTTGCGTACGCCGGTCATGCAGTGACTTTAACCCGCTGTCCGCGTGCGGCTTTGCGCTGACTGCGTCGCGCGAGCAGTTCGCCGTACTGTTCGCAGACGTCGATCACCCCGGTGAGCTGATAGGTGATCCAACCCTTGTGGGTCGAGGGCAGGTTGTGCTCGAAAACCCGATGCCCTGCAATCTGAAAGATCCAGCCCCCAAAAAACATTGGGATACCCACCCGGGGCTTTGCGAACAGCAGCGGGATGGCGGACGCGATGACCGGCGTGCCGATCATGTGCGTCAGTCGCACGCCGCGGCTGGTGTGCTGGGTTCGGTAGTAGGCCATCTTCGCCGTGAACGGCGCTTCGGCTGAGGGAGCGGTCATCGGTTACTCCTTGAAATCGGATTTCCTCCGATGCTATCGTTGACTGACTGGTCGGTCAATGAAGGGAATGCGATGGCCAACACGGTCGAAACCCGGGTGGGAAGAGTTGCCTACAGCGATGGCGGGGACGGCCCCGTCGTGGTGCTGCTGCACGCCACATTGCACGACCGCCGAGATTTCGACCCGATCGTGCCGGAGCTTCGGCGTGCGTATCGGGTGATCGCACTGGACTGGCCGGGCCACGGCGATTCTCCGGCGCCGACGCCGGATTATCGGCCCACGGCGGCCTCCTATGCCGACGTGCTCACCGATGTCGTTGCGGGACTTGACCTGTCGAATGCCGCCTTCATCGGTAATTCGGTCGGCGGCTTTGCTGCGGCGCGATTGGCGATCACCGACCCGCACCGCGTTTCGCAACTGGTGCTGGTCAACACCGGAGGGTTCACCGCCGGGCCCGTCACCAACCTCTACTGCCGCACACTGGGAACACCGGCCGTCATGAAGCGCGTGCTGCCGCGTTCCATCCGCAGCTACATGAAAGCGACCGGTGACAACGACCACGCTGTCCAGGAGCGAGCGCTGGCCCGGGCGAGCACACGCGAAGGTGTCATGCTGACGGCGGCACTGTGGCGTAGTTTCGCCGAGCCGGACTACGACCTTCGCCCGCATGCCGACCGCATCACAGCACCCTGCCTGGTGATTTGGGGATCCAGAGATACGGCGATACCGATGCGTCTCGGTCGGAGCACCGCGGCGGCGATACCGGGAGCGCGGCTTGAAGTGCTACCGACCGGCCACGTCCCGTTCTCCTCCGATCCGGCCGGGTTTCTGGCTCTCGCAACGCCGTTCCTGGCCGCGGCGCGACGCACTCCACAGTGAAAAGCCCTGCCGCGCAGACTATTTCCAGGTGACCGGCGGCCCGTGCGGCGAGCACACGGCCAGCAGCCGGTCGTCGGCGCCCGGCCAGCAGCGGGCCCGGACGGCGAACTCGACCGCCGCCTCAGGTGTTCGCCGATGCGGCTCCAGTGTCAGGTGGGCGAACGGCGCCTCCGGTGTGGCACGCGCTCCCAGTGCATCGATCTCGGCGCCGAGCGTCTCCTGTTCGCCGGCCGACAGGTATTGCCACATGATCGAATGCCAGAGCACGGTGATCGTGCCGGTCGCGACGTCGAGGTCGGCGACGGCGTCAATGGCATTGCGGCGGTGCAACTGTGCGGGGACCCGGCGGGCGATGTCGATCGCGCCGCGTAGCCGGTCCAGCCGGGCCTGCTGATCCGGCCAGACGTAGCTCAACAGTGTCAGCTCGCCATCGGAGCTGGTGGCATCCAGCGGCGCGATGTCGAAGCCCTGACGTTCGACGATCAGTAGTTCGGCCGGGGGAGGCAGCGGGCCCCGCCACGCATCGTCGACGATCACCGGTGAGCCGGCCGGACCCCAGTGGCCGCCGGAATGGCGATAGCGGTATTGGTCGGCGCGCAGGTTCAACCCCGCGCTGCAGCCAATTTCGAAAAGCCGCACCGGCGCGTCGAATCTTCGCCCGAGCAGAAGCAGGCCGCCGATCAGCGCGGCGGAGCGGCCCACTTCGTTGGTCTGCGGTGGCTGGTCGAGCGCGTCGCGCAGATAGTCGGCGTGCTCGGTGGCGGCCAGGACGACATCGGGCCAGGCGGCGTCGGCGTTCCAGCGTCCGCCGACGCTCGGATACCACCGGCGCAGCGGGGCCACCCGGCCCTCGAGCGCCAACCGATGTAATCCACCGAGCAGCCTGAGCGCGAAAGCCATTCGCCCCGAGGAATTTTCATGCCCGGCCAAGATTGCCCCGAAGACCCCACCGGCCTCGACGTCGTCGGCCACCCGCGCCAACAGTTCGCCGTACATCGGCGATCCCATGCCCGAGCAGACCTGGCCCTGGACTCGGATGGACCGCAGCAGGCGGCTTTCGACGCTCAACGATCCAACTCTTCCAGTCCGGCGCGAACCACGTCGAAGGCGCCCCCGAGCGCCTCGGGCAACGAGACCGACTCATCGTCGAGCCAATGCTCGTAGGCGCTCAATGCGACCCCGAGCATCATCCACGCCACGGTCTGCGGCTGCAGGTCGCTGGTCTTCGCCCCGGTCCGGCGCGCCACGAAGTCGGCGATCACGTCGCGCCAGCCGGCGTACATCGTCATCGAATACGCCTGCAGTTCCGCGGTCTGCAGGATCACCCGCATCCGTTGCCGATGTCGAGCAGTCTCGGATGCGTCAAAAGTGTTGAACGACAACAACGCTGCACGCAAGGCCTCGCCGAGCGGCATATCAGGGTCGACGTGGTCGAGGAGTTCACGCAGATGCTGCAGATGAGCGTCGAAGTCGCCCCAGGGGATGGCGTTCTTGGAGGCGTAGTAGCGGAACACCGTCCGGCGGGCGATGCCGGCGGCCTGTGCGACGTCGTCGACGCTCACCCCGGAGAATCCGTGTTCGGCGAACAGGCCAAGCGCAGCGTCGGCGATGTGCCCAGGAGTCGTCGAACGGCGGCGGCCGACACGCGGCTGCTGCACCATAAGACCCTGCTCTTCCATTCCGGCACTGGATGCCATATTCTGTCGAAGATTCTGACCCCTTCGACGCTAACTTGTCGAGCCCCCGATAACGAAAGGCAACGTCATGGAGCCGAACCAGCAGACCAACACCGACACCGAGCTGGTCACCGAGACCCTGGTCGAGGAAGTTTCCATCGACGGGATGTGCGGGGTCTACTGACCGTGGGGGCCCCTGGGGGATTGAACGGTCCGGCTTCTGAGCGGGCCGTGGAACGGCCCGCATCGTCGCCGCACGGGTCAACCGCCGGCGAGTTCGATCCCGATCTCGCATGGCGGCTGCACCCACAGGTCGCTGTGCGACCGGAACCCTTTGGGGCGCTGCTCTATCACTTCGGTACCCGCAAACTCTCATTCCTGAAGAACCGCACCATCCTCGCGGTGGTGCAGTCGTTGGCCGACCATCCGGACGCTCGGACAGCCCTGCGCGCCGCCGGTGTCGAGGACGCTGCCCTCGGGCCGTACCTCCACGCACTCAGCGTGCTCACCGGGTCCAACATGCTGGTGCCGGCCGACGCTGAGGAGGCCGCATGACGACTACCCCCGTGCCACGGCTGATCGAGCAGTTCGAACACGGGCTGGACGCCCCGATCTGCTTGACGTGGGAGCTGACCTACGCGTGCAACCTGGCGTGCGTGCACTGCCTGTCGTCGTCGGGCAAACGCGATCCGCGTGAGCTGTCGACGCAGGACTGCAAAGACATCATCGACGAGCTGGAACGCATGCAGGTGTTCTACGTCAACATCGGTGGCGGTGAACCGACTGTGCGGCCGGACTTTTGGGAGTTGGTCGACTACGCCACCGCCCATCACGTGGGGGTGAAGTTCTCGACGAACGGCGTGCGCATCACGCCCGAGGTCGCCGCCCGGTTGGCCGCGAGCGATTACGTCGACGTCCAGATCTCGCTGGACGGTGCCACCGCAGAGGTCAACGACGCCGTACGCGGTCCTGGATCATTCGCGATGGCCATTCGTGCCCTGGAAAACCTTGCGGCCGCGGGGTTCTCCGATGCCAAGATCTCCGTGGTCGTCACCCGGCACAACGTCGACCAACTCGACGAATTCGCCGCCCTGGCGAGCCGATACGGCGCCACCCTGCGCATCACCCGGCTGCGGCCCTCTGGCCGTGGCGCCGACGTCTGGGACGAACTCCACCCGACCGCAGCGCAACAGGTCCAGCTGTACGACTGGTTGGTCGCCAAGGGCGACCGGGTGCTGACCGGCGACTCGTTCTTCCATCTGTCCGGGCTCGGCGAGCCGGGGGCGTTGGCCGGCCTGAACATGTGCGGCGCCGGCCGGGTGGTGTGCCTGATCGATCCGGTCGGTGACGTGTACGCCTGCCCGTTCGCCATCCACGATCGATTCCTGGCCGGAAACGTGGTGTCCGACGGCGGCTTTGACAAGGTCTGGAAAGACGCGCCGCTGTTCCGCGAACTGCGTGAGCCGCAGTCGGCCGGCGCCTGTGGCAGCTGCGGGCACTACGACAGCTGCCGCGGCGGCTGCATGGCGGCCAAATTCTTCACCGGCCTGCCGATGGATGGTCCCGATCCCGAATGCGTCCAGGGCTATGGCGCGCCGGCCCTGGCTGTCGAACGCGACAAGCCCCGTCCCTCCGGCGACCACTCCCGCGGACAGCGGCGCAGCGGCCCGGTGCCACTGACGCTGAGCATGCCGCCGGCGCCGCCGCAGCGGCTGTGCAACGAAAGCCCGGTCTGATCGTGGCCCGCAACGTCTGGTTCGAGACGGTCGCCATTGCGCAGCAGCGCGCGAAGCGCCGGCTGCCAAAGTCGTCCTACGCCGCGCTGGTGGCCGCCAGTGAGAAGGGGCTGACGGTCTCCGACAACGTCGAGGCGTTCGGCGAACTTGGTTTCGCCCCGCATGTCGTCGGCGCGGTGGAGAAGCGCGATTTGTCGACAACCGTTATGGGACAAGATATTTCATTACCGGTGATCATCTCGCCCACCGGTGTGCAGGCAGTCGATCCGGACGGCGAGGTGGCGGTCGCCCGGGCAGCAGCGGCGCGTGGCACGGCGATGGGACTGTCCTCGTTCGCCAGCAAGCCGATCGAGGAAGTGATCGCCGCCAATCCCAAGCTGTTCTTCCAGGTCTATTGGTCGGGCGGACGTGACGTGATCGAGCAGCGTGTCGAGCGGGCTCGGCAGGCCGGCGCGGTCGGTCTGATCGTGACCACCGATTGGTCGTTCTCGCACGGGCGTGACTGGGGTAGTCCGAAGATTCCCGAACAGATGGACCTGCGGACCATGCTGCGGATGTCGCCGGAGGTGATCACTCGTCCGGGCTGGCTGTGGCGGTTCGGCAAGACACTGCGTCCGCCGGACCTGCGGGTACCCAACCTGGCCGGCCGAGGTGAGCCCGGGCCGCCGTTCTTCGCGGCCTACGGCGAGTGGATGGGGACGCCGCCGCCGACCTGGGCGGACATCGCCTGGTTGCGCGAGCTGTGGGGCGGTCCGTTCATGCTCAAGGGTGTTATGCGGGTCGATGACGCGAAAAAGGCTGTCGATGCCGGTGTTTCGGCGATTTCGGTGTCGAACCACGGCGGTAACAACCTGGACGGCACTCCGGCGTCGATTCGGGCGTTGCCCGCCGTCGCCGACGCGGTCGGCGACCAGGTCGAGGTTTTGCTGGACGGTGGTATCCGGCGCGGCAGCGATGTGGTCAAGGCGCTCGCCCTGGGCGCTCGTGCGGTGATGA
This genomic window contains:
- a CDS encoding Lrp/AsnC family transcriptional regulator, with protein sequence MDRLDGTDEQILAELAQHARATFAEIGERVNLSAPAVKRRVDRMLDSGVIRGFTTVIDRNALGWNTEAYVQVFCHGRISPAELKRAWIDIPEVVSAATATGTADAILHVLARDMGHLEDALERIRTRADVERTESIVVLSNLIDRSRAREVG
- a CDS encoding NAD(P)/FAD-dependent oxidoreductase, whose translation is MIVGGGLAATRTAEQLRKAGFTGSVTIVSDEVHLPYDRPPLSKEVLRSEVDDVTLKPREFYDEQNITLRLGSAATSLDTAAQTVTLDDGSVLSYDELVIATGLVPRRIPAFPDLDGIRVLRSFDESLALRRHAAEAHRAVVVGAGFIGCEVAASLRGLGVDVVLVEPQPAPLAAVLGEQIGGLVARLHRAEGVDVRTDVGVAEVRGGDHVESVTLTDGSEVSADLVVVGIGSKPATEWLAGSGIEVDNGVICDEAGRTSAPNVWALGDVASWRNPKGHQVRVEHWSNVADQARVVVPAMLGQDIPAVVVVPYFWSDQYDVKIQCLGEPIASDIVHVVEDDGRKFLAFYERDGAVSGVVGGGMPGKVMKSRAKIAAAVPISEVLG
- a CDS encoding TetR/AcrR family transcriptional regulator, which translates into the protein MTGVRKEAMARTREALIDAGLQLAERTGLTGLSVNLIVAEAGVAKGTFFHHFGDRASYLLALHREFHERLENQVQAAIVGMPPGRDRLIAVANTYLDGCLRDRGVRALLLEARAEPAVTEEITRRNNASAELCRTDFAALKRPHPYESAQLWVGMVAEAALIEHQAGAALPALREAIAQFTG
- a CDS encoding DUF962 domain-containing protein, translating into MTAPSAEAPFTAKMAYYRTQHTSRGVRLTHMIGTPVIASAIPLLFAKPRVGIPMFFGGWIFQIAGHRVFEHNLPSTHKGWITYQLTGVIDVCEQYGELLARRSQRKAARGQRVKVTA
- a CDS encoding alpha/beta fold hydrolase, with translation MANTVETRVGRVAYSDGGDGPVVVLLHATLHDRRDFDPIVPELRRAYRVIALDWPGHGDSPAPTPDYRPTAASYADVLTDVVAGLDLSNAAFIGNSVGGFAAARLAITDPHRVSQLVLVNTGGFTAGPVTNLYCRTLGTPAVMKRVLPRSIRSYMKATGDNDHAVQERALARASTREGVMLTAALWRSFAEPDYDLRPHADRITAPCLVIWGSRDTAIPMRLGRSTAAAIPGARLEVLPTGHVPFSSDPAGFLALATPFLAAARRTPQ
- a CDS encoding DUF2332 domain-containing protein, producing the protein MSVESRLLRSIRVQGQVCSGMGSPMYGELLARVADDVEAGGVFGAILAGHENSSGRMAFALRLLGGLHRLALEGRVAPLRRWYPSVGGRWNADAAWPDVVLAATEHADYLRDALDQPPQTNEVGRSAALIGGLLLLGRRFDAPVRLFEIGCSAGLNLRADQYRYRHSGGHWGPAGSPVIVDDAWRGPLPPPAELLIVERQGFDIAPLDATSSDGELTLLSYVWPDQQARLDRLRGAIDIARRVPAQLHRRNAIDAVADLDVATGTITVLWHSIMWQYLSAGEQETLGAEIDALGARATPEAPFAHLTLEPHRRTPEAAVEFAVRARCWPGADDRLLAVCSPHGPPVTWK
- the mftR gene encoding mycofactocin system transcriptional regulator (MftR, the mycofactocin system transcriptional regulator, is an uncharacterized TetR family DNA-binding transcription factor. Its role is inferred by context. It occurs as part of the biosynthesis locus for mycofactocin, a partially characterized electron carrier derived from the terminal Val-Tyr dipeptide of the precursor peptide MftA, through a radical SAM enzyme-mediated process.), with product MVQQPRVGRRRSTTPGHIADAALGLFAEHGFSGVSVDDVAQAAGIARRTVFRYYASKNAIPWGDFDAHLQHLRELLDHVDPDMPLGEALRAALLSFNTFDASETARHRQRMRVILQTAELQAYSMTMYAGWRDVIADFVARRTGAKTSDLQPQTVAWMMLGVALSAYEHWLDDESVSLPEALGGAFDVVRAGLEELDR
- the mftA gene encoding mycofactocin precursor MftA (Mycofactocin is a small molecule electron carrier derived from the final two amino acids, Val-Tyr, of MftA, the mycofactocin precursor. It plays a role in redox homeostasis and the metabolism of alcohols and aldehydes in Actinobacteria, including Mycobacterium tuberculosis.); its protein translation is MEPNQQTNTDTELVTETLVEEVSIDGMCGVY
- the mftB gene encoding mycofactocin biosynthesis chaperone MftB (MftB, a small protein, is a peptide chaperone that assists the radical SAM enzyme MftC in performing two modifications to the C-terminal Val-Tyr dipeptide of the mycofactocin precursor peptide, MftA. MftB's role is analogous to the role of PqqD in the biosynthesis of PQQ, a cofactor that derives entirely from a Tyr and a Glu in the precursor PqqA.), which gives rise to MRGLLTVGAPGGLNGPASERAVERPASSPHGSTAGEFDPDLAWRLHPQVAVRPEPFGALLYHFGTRKLSFLKNRTILAVVQSLADHPDARTALRAAGVEDAALGPYLHALSVLTGSNMLVPADAEEAA
- the mftC gene encoding mycofactocin radical SAM maturase (MftC is a radical SAM/SPASM enzyme that catalyzes the first two steps in biosynthesis of the electron carrier mycofactocin from the terminal Val-Tyr dipeptide of the precursor peptide MftA.), with the translated sequence MTTTPVPRLIEQFEHGLDAPICLTWELTYACNLACVHCLSSSGKRDPRELSTQDCKDIIDELERMQVFYVNIGGGEPTVRPDFWELVDYATAHHVGVKFSTNGVRITPEVAARLAASDYVDVQISLDGATAEVNDAVRGPGSFAMAIRALENLAAAGFSDAKISVVVTRHNVDQLDEFAALASRYGATLRITRLRPSGRGADVWDELHPTAAQQVQLYDWLVAKGDRVLTGDSFFHLSGLGEPGALAGLNMCGAGRVVCLIDPVGDVYACPFAIHDRFLAGNVVSDGGFDKVWKDAPLFRELREPQSAGACGSCGHYDSCRGGCMAAKFFTGLPMDGPDPECVQGYGAPALAVERDKPRPSGDHSRGQRRSGPVPLTLSMPPAPPQRLCNESPV
- the mftD gene encoding pre-mycofactocin synthase MftD (MftD, an enzyme found in the mycofactocin biosynthesis locus, performs an oxidative deamination of 3-amino-5-[(p-hydroxyphenyl)methyl]-4,4-dimethyl-2-pyrrolidinone (AHDP). The resulting compound, now called pre-mycofactocin (PMFT), is a biologically active redox cofactor that can oxidize the non-exchangeable NADH of TIGR03971 family SDR-type oxidoreductases.) encodes the protein MARNVWFETVAIAQQRAKRRLPKSSYAALVAASEKGLTVSDNVEAFGELGFAPHVVGAVEKRDLSTTVMGQDISLPVIISPTGVQAVDPDGEVAVARAAAARGTAMGLSSFASKPIEEVIAANPKLFFQVYWSGGRDVIEQRVERARQAGAVGLIVTTDWSFSHGRDWGSPKIPEQMDLRTMLRMSPEVITRPGWLWRFGKTLRPPDLRVPNLAGRGEPGPPFFAAYGEWMGTPPPTWADIAWLRELWGGPFMLKGVMRVDDAKKAVDAGVSAISVSNHGGNNLDGTPASIRALPAVADAVGDQVEVLLDGGIRRGSDVVKALALGARAVMIGRAYLWGLAAAGQAGVENVLDILHGGIDSALMGLARASVHDLNPDDVLVPPGFGRVLGSSAAESQLS